One stretch of Tepidibacter hydrothermalis DNA includes these proteins:
- a CDS encoding diguanylate cyclase, with translation MLLFGGNIDIENEQFLKERKVGLKCIKKIDDICIWEWDYKLNEIYILGGFYEVFDINNKKFLGSFEHIIQSYVQSEYRNIVLEEVEKARKVGKINKLEFKIVTSSKEEKWIRINGDFIYDDNKNKIKMIGVIQDITQWKKSEILLQENYKFLEMLIDTIPSPIFYKDENGIYKYSNVAHTEYLGLKKEEIIGHNIYNVMPKEIVRYHSKIDNELIENKGKKTYESKFKCSDGILHNVIFNKATYTNHKGKVKGIVGVMVDITERKNTEKRINRLLKIKEAMLEISYSITEINNINELFNLILDKITQAMKNAELACILTLDKYENLRVAACKGYDKEKAKEYNLNLRDTFIWNETKGTIEKAVIINDIHKILEKKFPNVLENKGKLNVQSSISSPIIIGGKLYGFINVDSRNNYAFDEIDLEVMEYIRNQIAISISKHKFYEETIYLSRYDRLTDIYNRNYFEELIYTNIQKANKYKEEFCLVVFDLNGLKYVNDNYGHLAGDKFIKTFASTLSSNIHSYDIIARLGGDEFVGVFLRTDVQSLKNKFEDLLMYFNNNKIIFEGNSITCSFSYGIASFPDDSISYNELVKIADKRMYKYKQEFKKTFGMKIYELD, from the coding sequence ATGTTGTTATTTGGGGGAAATATTGACATAGAAAATGAACAATTTTTAAAAGAAAGAAAAGTTGGGTTGAAATGTATAAAAAAAATAGATGATATATGTATATGGGAATGGGATTATAAGTTAAATGAAATTTATATATTAGGTGGATTTTATGAGGTATTTGACATAAATAATAAAAAATTCTTAGGAAGCTTTGAACATATTATTCAAAGTTATGTTCAGTCAGAGTATAGAAACATTGTACTAGAAGAGGTTGAAAAAGCAAGAAAGGTAGGAAAAATAAATAAGTTAGAATTTAAAATAGTGACATCTAGTAAAGAAGAAAAATGGATAAGAATAAATGGGGATTTTATATATGATGATAATAAAAATAAAATAAAAATGATTGGTGTAATTCAAGATATTACTCAGTGGAAGAAATCTGAAATATTACTTCAAGAAAATTATAAATTTCTTGAAATGCTAATAGATACAATTCCAAGTCCTATATTTTATAAAGATGAAAATGGTATATATAAATATTCTAATGTTGCTCATACGGAGTACTTAGGCCTTAAAAAAGAAGAGATTATTGGACACAATATTTATAATGTTATGCCAAAAGAAATTGTTCGCTATCATAGTAAAATAGATAATGAACTAATTGAAAATAAAGGTAAGAAAACATATGAATCTAAGTTTAAATGTAGTGATGGTATATTACATAATGTGATTTTTAATAAAGCCACTTATACAAATCACAAGGGGAAAGTTAAAGGTATAGTGGGGGTTATGGTAGATATTACAGAGCGTAAAAATACTGAAAAAAGAATAAATAGATTATTAAAAATTAAGGAAGCAATGCTTGAAATCAGTTACTCTATAACTGAAATAAATAATATTAATGAATTGTTTAATCTTATTTTAGACAAGATAACTCAGGCGATGAAAAATGCAGAACTAGCATGTATATTGACTTTAGACAAGTATGAAAATTTGAGAGTTGCTGCATGTAAAGGATATGACAAAGAAAAAGCTAAGGAGTACAATCTAAACTTAAGAGATACATTTATATGGAATGAAACTAAAGGGACGATAGAAAAAGCAGTTATTATTAATGATATTCATAAAATACTTGAAAAAAAGTTTCCTAATGTTCTGGAAAATAAAGGAAAATTAAATGTTCAATCATCAATTAGTTCACCTATTATTATAGGTGGAAAACTATATGGTTTTATAAATGTTGACAGCCGTAACAATTATGCTTTTGATGAAATTGACTTAGAAGTAATGGAATATATAAGAAATCAAATTGCTATTTCTATTAGTAAACATAAATTTTATGAAGAGACTATATATTTATCTAGATATGATAGGTTAACAGATATTTACAACCGAAATTATTTTGAAGAATTAATTTATACTAATATTCAAAAAGCAAATAAATATAAAGAAGAATTTTGTTTAGTAGTATTTGATTTAAATGGATTAAAATATGTCAACGATAATTATGGTCATTTAGCTGGGGATAAATTTATTAAAACGTTTGCATCTACTTTAAGCAGCAATATTCATTCTTATGATATTATAGCAAGACTTGGTGGAGATGAATTTGTAGGAGTTTTTTTGAGGACGGATGTACAAAGTTTAAAAAATAAATTTGAAGATTTATTAATGTATTTTAACAATAATAAAATAATATTTGAAGGAAATAGTATTACCTGCAGTTTCAGCTATGGAATTGCTAGTTTCCCAGATGATAGTATCAGTTATAATGAATTGGTAAAAATTGCTGATAAGCGTATGTATAAATATAAACAAGAATTTAAAAAAACATTTGGAATGAAAATATACGAACTTGATTAG